A part of Pectinatus sottacetonis genomic DNA contains:
- a CDS encoding NAD(P)/FAD-dependent oxidoreductase produces MIRIKNLNVPFNTKMSLKELSGKTLNLSPDLIECVTIIRKAIDARRYKNAPIYNVYTLDIKIKNNISEKKILKKLPKDKNREIISTRPIKHLPADISARTAVSPVPVVVGFGPAGMFCALTLCRYGYKPIILERGREITSRCKDIKTFWQSGTLNTSSNVQFGEGGAGAFSDGKLTTRIHDPKMQQILTDFVAAGAPAEIKYLHKPHIGTDILHIVVKNIRDKILSLGGKIFFSHQLTDLTVSNGNLQKITITDKEVLPCNTLFLGIGHSARDTYEMLFRHKVAMQAKPFAIGVRIEHPQAFIDNAQYGPDAGNTLLPVADYNLTFQDKNRGLSCYSFCMCPGGKVIAAASEKNSITTNGMSYYSRNSGIANSALLSPIGPQEFGNNILDGIKFQRHYENLAFKLAGKNYFAPAQTVGDFLNHTHGHDNFLTEPTYKPGVTLLDLHNCLPQNIALSLEAALINFDKKLPGFAAKNAVMTGLEMRSSAPCRILREKDTSMSSNTFGLYPIGEGAGYAGGIMSAAIDGMNAALSYIRKNQTI; encoded by the coding sequence TTGATCCGCATAAAAAATTTAAATGTCCCTTTTAATACCAAAATGTCTTTAAAAGAACTGTCTGGTAAGACCTTGAATTTATCACCCGATCTGATAGAATGTGTAACTATTATCCGTAAAGCAATTGATGCCCGTCGTTACAAAAATGCACCTATATATAATGTATATACGCTTGATATCAAAATTAAAAATAATATTTCGGAAAAAAAAATCTTAAAAAAACTTCCCAAAGATAAAAATCGGGAAATTATTTCCACCCGTCCCATTAAACATTTACCGGCAGATATTTCAGCCAGGACCGCTGTTTCCCCTGTACCTGTAGTCGTTGGTTTTGGCCCTGCCGGCATGTTTTGTGCCCTTACACTTTGCCGTTATGGTTATAAACCCATCATATTAGAACGCGGTCGTGAGATAACATCTCGTTGTAAAGACATTAAAACGTTTTGGCAGTCGGGAACCTTAAATACATCATCTAATGTTCAATTCGGTGAAGGAGGTGCCGGTGCTTTTTCCGATGGAAAATTAACTACCAGAATCCACGATCCAAAAATGCAGCAGATTCTCACTGATTTTGTTGCAGCCGGTGCTCCAGCAGAAATAAAATATCTGCACAAACCCCATATAGGTACTGACATACTTCATATAGTTGTAAAAAACATACGTGATAAAATACTTTCCCTTGGTGGGAAAATATTTTTTTCTCACCAATTGACAGATCTAACAGTCAGTAATGGTAATTTACAAAAAATTACCATTACTGATAAGGAAGTGTTGCCTTGCAACACATTATTTTTAGGTATTGGGCATAGTGCCAGAGATACCTATGAAATGTTGTTTAGACATAAAGTTGCAATGCAAGCAAAACCATTTGCCATTGGAGTGCGCATTGAACACCCTCAGGCATTTATAGATAATGCTCAATATGGACCTGACGCAGGGAATACTCTATTGCCGGTCGCTGATTATAACCTGACATTTCAGGACAAAAACCGAGGATTATCTTGTTATTCATTTTGTATGTGTCCGGGAGGAAAAGTAATTGCTGCCGCTTCAGAAAAAAATAGCATAACTACAAATGGCATGAGCTATTACTCGCGCAATTCAGGCATTGCTAATAGTGCCTTATTATCACCAATAGGCCCTCAAGAATTTGGCAATAATATTTTAGATGGCATTAAATTTCAGCGACATTATGAAAATTTAGCCTTCAAATTAGCCGGTAAAAATTATTTTGCTCCGGCACAGACTGTAGGAGATTTTCTTAATCATACGCATGGTCATGATAATTTTTTAACTGAGCCTACTTATAAACCAGGTGTGACACTACTTGACCTGCATAACTGTCTGCCGCAAAATATCGCGTTATCATTAGAAGCGGCCTTAATAAATTTTGATAAAAAGCTTCCCGGATTTGCTGCTAAAAACGCTGTAATGACCGGCCTTGAAATGAGATCTTCTGCACCATGCCGTATTCTGCGCGAAAAAGATACTTCTATGTCTTCAAATACATTTGGTTTATATCCTATAGGTGAGGGAGCCGGTTACGCCGGTGGTATAATGAGTGCTGCCATTGATGGAATGAACGCGGCCTTAAGCTACATTCGCAAAAACCAAACTATTTAA
- a CDS encoding CdaR family protein, whose protein sequence is MIKLFKHNLILKCISLFLALGLWLYVMNEQNPSITSSITIDLSVINAPGDYQILHNNDKINLKVKAPRSLFASINSSDFKAYVDLKNAKEGTEALPVHIQIPKGFELLSSTPLKVSFTLNKIIEKSIPVDLILSGQPANGMVVAKVKQSADTIVVKGPRPEINNIRRAVGYIGLDNNKEDFKVIVPLRAINSNNKEVSDVTLLTPTVNADISLARGLTRKVVTIKPIAGSDLPDRYVLDALKAYPDKVEITGDPKVISTVNFLDTESISLKDISSSQKKAVKIAIPEGITVSNDTVTVDIKISPKKTDKN, encoded by the coding sequence ATGATAAAATTGTTTAAACATAATCTAATCTTAAAATGTATTTCTTTATTTCTCGCCTTGGGATTATGGCTTTATGTTATGAATGAGCAAAACCCTTCTATAACAAGTTCTATAACCATTGATCTCAGCGTTATAAATGCTCCCGGCGATTACCAGATACTGCACAATAACGATAAAATTAATTTAAAGGTAAAAGCTCCACGCTCGTTATTTGCCTCTATTAATAGTTCTGATTTCAAAGCATACGTAGACCTAAAAAATGCCAAAGAAGGCACCGAGGCATTACCTGTTCACATACAAATACCAAAAGGATTTGAACTTTTATCTTCAACCCCTTTAAAAGTCAGCTTCACCTTAAACAAAATAATAGAAAAAAGTATCCCTGTGGATTTGATATTATCAGGACAACCCGCAAATGGTATGGTTGTTGCAAAAGTCAAGCAATCTGCGGACACTATAGTCGTAAAAGGTCCACGGCCCGAAATAAACAACATTCGGCGTGCAGTAGGTTATATAGGTCTTGACAACAACAAAGAAGACTTCAAAGTAATCGTTCCCCTACGTGCTATCAACAGCAATAATAAGGAAGTGTCTGATGTTACATTGCTCACCCCCACAGTCAATGCTGACATTTCCCTGGCTCGTGGACTTACTCGTAAAGTAGTTACTATCAAACCTATTGCCGGCTCAGATCTACCTGATCGTTATGTATTGGATGCTCTTAAAGCCTATCCTGATAAAGTGGAAATAACCGGTGATCCCAAAGTCATCAGTACAGTTAATTTTCTTGATACAGAAAGTATCTCTTTAAAAGACATTAGTTCTTCCCAGAAAAAAGCTGTAAAAATTGCTATCCCCGAGGGAATTACAGTTTCCAATGACACAGTTACTGTTGATATAAAAATTTCCCCTAAAAAAACTGACAAAAATTGA
- the cdaA gene encoding diadenylate cyclase CdaA: MLIEIKGLLSTIGVLDIIDIIIVAIILYKLYEMLNNTRAITLVKGIIVLLILTMVSDWLGLHVIYWLLQKTVTLLFVALPIVFQPELRRALEHIGQGRLFVRSTLLDVQEARGLVSEIDSAIMRMSQKKIGALLVIEREMGLDDISSNGIFIDGIVSSELLMNIFIPNTPLHDGATIIRGKRIIASACLLPLTDDRTLSTELGTRHRAAIGLSEQCDAVIVVVSEETGTISVAEHGRIYRHLDSDQLKQYLIPLFSQKSSVFRDFIKNWRNGKK; the protein is encoded by the coding sequence ATGTTAATAGAAATAAAAGGATTATTATCTACTATTGGAGTTCTTGATATAATTGACATAATAATTGTCGCAATTATTTTATACAAATTATATGAAATGCTTAACAATACCCGTGCTATAACATTAGTCAAGGGAATTATAGTATTACTAATATTAACAATGGTCAGTGACTGGCTTGGTCTGCATGTCATCTATTGGCTGCTCCAGAAAACTGTAACACTATTGTTTGTTGCTCTCCCAATTGTCTTTCAACCAGAACTGCGCCGTGCTCTTGAACATATAGGACAGGGACGTTTATTTGTTCGTTCGACACTGCTTGATGTCCAGGAAGCTCGTGGGCTAGTTAGTGAAATTGATTCTGCCATAATGCGTATGTCGCAAAAAAAAATTGGGGCGCTGCTTGTAATTGAACGAGAAATGGGACTTGATGATATATCATCAAACGGTATCTTTATCGATGGCATAGTTTCATCAGAATTATTAATGAACATTTTCATTCCCAATACTCCTCTCCATGATGGTGCCACAATAATTCGCGGCAAAAGAATAATTGCTTCTGCATGTCTTCTTCCACTTACTGATGATAGGACTTTAAGTACAGAATTAGGAACACGCCATCGCGCTGCCATTGGTCTTTCCGAGCAATGTGATGCTGTTATAGTAGTAGTAAGTGAGGAAACAGGAACCATATCTGTTGCTGAACATGGAAGGATTTACCGTCATCTTGACTCTGATCAGCTTAAACAATATTTAATACCATTGTTTTCACAAAAATCATCCGTTTTCAGAGATTTTATCAAAAACTGGAGGAACGGTAAAAAATGA
- a CDS encoding MBL fold metallo-hydrolase, whose amino-acid sequence MQKNMKVTYLYNSGFLVELSNCALIFDYYLDKKECVTSILPNYDKIYFFVSHSHFDHWNSDISKFSAETEKYFLSYDIHKTGSLPKGKIVFLNEYDAYEDSNISVHSYSSTDAGISFLVEVDDWKIFHAGDFNWWNWKGDTKQNNAFAKNGFFKQMKKIAGLEADIAFFPVDTRLEECCDWGVKKFCEQTYIQNLVTMHNAGRHPWKLDLRNISMNKEITVWSPQETGETKILGKQGD is encoded by the coding sequence ATGCAGAAAAACATGAAAGTAACATACCTTTATAATAGCGGTTTTTTAGTAGAATTAAGTAATTGCGCACTGATTTTTGATTATTATTTGGACAAAAAAGAGTGTGTTACTAGTATTCTGCCAAATTATGATAAAATATATTTTTTTGTATCGCATAGTCATTTTGACCATTGGAATAGTGATATAAGTAAATTTTCAGCAGAAACAGAAAAATATTTTTTAAGCTATGATATTCATAAAACGGGATCGCTGCCTAAAGGGAAAATAGTATTTTTAAATGAATATGATGCATATGAGGACAGTAATATTTCGGTTCATTCATATAGCTCGACTGATGCAGGAATATCTTTTTTGGTTGAAGTTGATGACTGGAAGATTTTTCATGCCGGTGATTTTAATTGGTGGAATTGGAAGGGAGATACAAAACAAAATAATGCATTTGCCAAAAATGGTTTTTTCAAACAAATGAAGAAAATTGCAGGATTGGAAGCTGATATTGCATTTTTTCCTGTAGATACACGTTTAGAGGAATGTTGTGATTGGGGCGTTAAAAAATTCTGTGAGCAGACATATATACAAAATTTGGTTACTATGCATAATGCAGGACGTCACCCGTGGAAATTAGATTTAAGGAATATAAGCATGAATAAGGAAATAACAGTCTGGTCTCCACAAGAAACAGGAGAGACAAAAATACTAGGTAAACAAGGGGATTAG
- a CDS encoding GIY-YIG nuclease family protein — protein sequence MNAYTYLLCCNDGSFYAGWTNNLQKRIAVHNKGKGARYTRVRLPVKLVYYEIYTTKIEAMRREYAIKQLKHMEKLKLCESFPKTLLQL from the coding sequence ATGAATGCTTATACATACTTGCTATGTTGCAATGATGGTAGTTTTTATGCCGGCTGGACTAATAATTTACAAAAGCGTATAGCAGTGCATAATAAGGGAAAGGGCGCTAGATACACAAGAGTAAGGCTTCCTGTGAAGCTGGTTTATTACGAGATTTATACTACGAAGATAGAAGCTATGCGTCGTGAATATGCAATAAAACAGTTAAAACATATGGAAAAACTCAAATTATGTGAGAGTTTCCCTAAAACTTTGCTGCAGTTATGA
- a CDS encoding nitronate monooxygenase, whose protein sequence is MKKLITEVLNIKYPIIQGGMAWVSEAELTAAVSNAGGAGIISSGGRTTEFVREQIRKAKSLTDKPFGVNMMLMAPNKDEIFEVICEEKPAFVTLGAGNPVPFFAGLHEAGIKAIPVIPNVKLAKRVAAAGADAMVAEGMEAGGHIGVLSTMALMEQVLPAVDVPVVMAGGFADGRGLAAALLMGAAGIQMGTRFLVAAECKVHQNVKEKLLKAIDTDTIVTGYTLGAAVRGIKNKFSLDFVEKENNGSATKEELIKMATGTNKLAAVGGDVDNGMVQAGQSLIPLNKIEPATVIIEKIMADARTTLHMANDIEI, encoded by the coding sequence ATGAAAAAATTAATAACAGAAGTATTAAACATTAAGTATCCTATAATTCAAGGTGGCATGGCATGGGTATCAGAGGCAGAACTTACTGCAGCTGTTTCTAATGCCGGTGGAGCTGGTATTATATCAAGCGGTGGTCGGACAACAGAATTTGTCAGGGAACAAATAAGGAAGGCAAAGAGTCTTACGGATAAACCGTTTGGTGTTAATATGATGCTTATGGCACCAAATAAAGATGAAATATTTGAAGTTATTTGTGAGGAAAAACCTGCGTTTGTTACTTTGGGAGCAGGAAATCCAGTTCCATTTTTTGCGGGTTTGCATGAAGCGGGGATAAAGGCTATTCCTGTAATTCCTAATGTAAAACTGGCTAAAAGAGTAGCTGCTGCGGGAGCCGATGCTATGGTTGCCGAAGGTATGGAAGCTGGTGGGCATATTGGTGTATTAAGCACAATGGCACTTATGGAACAGGTCCTCCCAGCTGTTGATGTTCCTGTAGTAATGGCTGGTGGATTTGCTGACGGCCGTGGGTTGGCAGCTGCATTATTGATGGGAGCAGCTGGAATCCAAATGGGAACACGATTTTTGGTCGCAGCTGAATGCAAGGTGCACCAAAATGTAAAAGAAAAATTATTAAAGGCTATTGATACTGACACTATCGTTACAGGATATACACTGGGAGCTGCTGTCAGAGGAATAAAAAATAAGTTTTCCCTAGATTTTGTTGAAAAAGAAAATAATGGTAGTGCGACGAAGGAAGAATTGATAAAAATGGCTACTGGTACCAATAAGCTGGCTGCTGTTGGCGGTGATGTCGATAATGGAATGGTTCAGGCCGGACAGAGCCTTATTCCTTTGAATAAGATAGAACCAGCAACTGTAATAATTGAAAAAATTATGGCAGATGCAAGAACAACGTTGCATATGGCAAATGATATAGAAATATAA
- the motA gene encoding flagellar motor stator protein MotA: MEKSTIIGLVVGFVSLGIGYVMKGADPSVLVTPAAYLIILGGTCSCLFTGFTLEQMKNFPKLIKKTLQPPDNKPKGEMLQLFVELSQIARREGILALENRVNEIQDPFFRSGLSMVIDGMDPEFVSDVLEAELQVMEHRHSEGMSIFVQAGTYAPTLGVLGAVVGLIAALGNLSDIEKLGHAISAAFVATLLGIFTGYVLWLPIANKLKVLSQMEIAQKRMIIEGILSLQAGDSPTAIEAKLMVFIPQSERDKVKTERAGE; this comes from the coding sequence TTGGAAAAATCAACAATTATAGGTTTAGTTGTAGGATTTGTATCTCTAGGGATAGGATATGTTATGAAAGGTGCAGATCCATCAGTATTAGTTACTCCAGCAGCATACCTGATTATTTTGGGAGGTACATGTTCATGTTTGTTTACAGGATTTACTTTGGAGCAAATGAAAAATTTTCCTAAGTTAATCAAAAAAACTTTACAGCCACCTGATAATAAACCAAAAGGTGAAATGCTGCAGTTGTTTGTGGAATTATCACAGATTGCCCGTCGCGAAGGGATACTTGCTTTGGAAAATAGAGTAAACGAAATACAGGATCCATTTTTCCGTTCGGGGTTATCTATGGTTATTGATGGGATGGATCCGGAATTTGTAAGTGATGTGTTAGAAGCGGAGCTGCAGGTTATGGAACATAGACATTCAGAAGGTATGTCCATATTTGTTCAGGCTGGTACATATGCACCAACACTTGGGGTATTAGGTGCGGTTGTTGGACTTATTGCAGCACTGGGGAATTTATCTGATATTGAAAAACTCGGGCATGCCATTTCGGCAGCTTTTGTAGCGACATTGTTAGGTATTTTTACAGGGTATGTATTATGGCTGCCTATCGCAAATAAATTGAAAGTTTTATCACAAATGGAAATTGCTCAAAAAAGAATGATAATTGAGGGTATATTATCATTACAGGCAGGTGATTCACCTACAGCTATTGAAGCAAAATTGATGGTATTTATTCCACAAAGCGAAAGGGATAAAGTTAAAACTGAAAGAGCAGGTGAATAA
- a CDS encoding flagellar motor protein MotB, with amino-acid sequence MARKKRPKPKEEHPSEMWLLPYSDLLTLLLALFIVLFAINAAQKKTSEESVTASFKRGFNSGGISFFNKMGNQSGYTAYLTTDQSNGKAASSYMSENESLEKERQKIQGYIKKNNLESEVSTQLVEPGLMIRIKEKALFASGSAQLGNDSDKVTTIVAQLLGEVSQNVIISGHTDNVPIANSRYSSNWELSTQRALNFMEEVLRKNPRLNPARFQATGYSQYHPIVPNDTAEHRAQNRRVEVLIARSYKEPKMQNIN; translated from the coding sequence ATGGCAAGAAAAAAAAGGCCAAAGCCCAAGGAAGAACATCCTAGTGAAATGTGGCTATTACCATATTCAGATTTACTGACGCTGTTACTGGCTTTATTCATTGTATTGTTTGCTATAAATGCTGCACAGAAAAAAACCAGTGAAGAGTCTGTTACAGCATCGTTTAAACGTGGGTTTAACAGTGGTGGGATATCATTTTTTAACAAAATGGGTAACCAAAGTGGATATACGGCTTATTTGACGACAGATCAGTCTAATGGCAAAGCTGCAAGCAGCTACATGAGCGAAAATGAAAGTTTGGAAAAGGAAAGGCAAAAAATTCAAGGCTATATTAAGAAAAATAATCTTGAAAGTGAAGTAAGTACACAGCTTGTAGAACCGGGGTTAATGATACGCATAAAGGAAAAAGCATTATTTGCTTCTGGCAGTGCACAGCTTGGTAATGATTCAGATAAAGTTACGACTATTGTAGCACAGCTGTTGGGAGAGGTATCACAAAATGTGATAATTTCCGGACATACAGATAATGTTCCTATAGCTAATAGCAGATATTCGTCTAACTGGGAATTAAGTACCCAAAGGGCACTTAATTTCATGGAAGAAGTTTTAAGAAAAAATCCTCGGCTTAATCCAGCAAGATTCCAGGCTACAGGATATAGCCAATATCATCCTATAGTGCCTAATGATACAGCGGAACACAGGGCACAGAATAGGCGAGTAGAAGTTTTAATTGCACGTTCTTATAAAGAGCCTAAGATGCAAAATATTAATTGA
- a CDS encoding NAD(P)H-hydrate dehydratase, whose protein sequence is MYIATAAEIRNIEETTIKEYGIKELVLMENAGKVVADAVTVLLNRVVVGSNVFIAAGTGNNGGDALVAGRHLLNYGAKIKVFFVGNMEHLTQSAKVNYDILQKMKADFYYIESEHDWDKVKAALDFSDIVIDGLCGTGVNLPLRNNYKKMITCLNKSGRKIVSVDMPSGVETDKGMVDGSYAVKATTTVTLGLAKIGLFLYPGMCFVGKIIVDSIGIPGNLLEDNKIAQKLIERDLVKKIIPQRPVNVYKNTCGRVLAVAGSIGYTGAAVLCSEAALRTGAGLVTLAVGSRLYNVFAAKLTEVMVKPLPEEENGLLGEKAVKTILPREESYDTVLIGPGMGREADTLKFIRELALKVKKTLVLDADAVFAFSGHLDELKKCVHVPILTPHLGEMASLLQIKVKDLKLDLWKIVREAAAQYNCIFVLKSEKTIVACPNKKIFLTTVGNRGMATAGCGDTLAGVIAALRADKIREDKAAIAGVYLHGKAGDFAARQGMAGLIAGDIVKNIQAARKSIDDK, encoded by the coding sequence ATGTATATAGCGACAGCAGCGGAAATAAGAAATATAGAGGAAACTACGATAAAAGAATATGGTATAAAAGAACTGGTGTTGATGGAAAATGCGGGTAAAGTAGTAGCTGATGCAGTAACTGTCCTACTAAATAGAGTCGTAGTTGGCAGCAATGTGTTTATTGCTGCTGGTACAGGCAATAATGGCGGTGATGCTTTAGTAGCAGGGCGGCATTTGCTAAATTATGGTGCTAAGATAAAAGTTTTTTTTGTAGGAAATATGGAGCATTTGACACAATCAGCTAAGGTTAATTATGATATTTTACAAAAAATGAAGGCTGATTTTTATTATATAGAATCAGAACACGACTGGGATAAAGTGAAGGCGGCTTTGGATTTTTCTGATATCGTTATCGATGGTTTATGTGGGACGGGAGTAAATTTGCCCTTACGTAATAATTATAAAAAAATGATTACCTGCCTTAATAAATCAGGACGAAAAATTGTTTCGGTAGATATGCCAAGCGGTGTAGAAACCGATAAAGGAATGGTTGATGGTAGCTATGCAGTAAAAGCAACGACAACAGTTACACTTGGTTTGGCAAAAATAGGATTGTTTTTATACCCAGGGATGTGTTTTGTTGGTAAAATAATTGTGGATAGCATAGGTATTCCGGGAAATTTATTGGAAGATAATAAAATAGCGCAGAAATTAATTGAAAGGGATTTAGTTAAAAAAATTATTCCCCAACGGCCGGTAAATGTTTATAAAAATACATGTGGCAGAGTGTTGGCTGTAGCAGGCTCTATAGGTTATACTGGTGCTGCAGTGCTTTGCTCAGAAGCTGCCTTGAGAACAGGTGCAGGTCTTGTTACTCTGGCTGTTGGTAGTAGACTCTATAATGTTTTTGCAGCTAAATTAACAGAAGTTATGGTAAAACCACTGCCGGAAGAAGAAAATGGCTTATTAGGAGAAAAGGCTGTTAAAACAATATTACCGCGGGAGGAAAGCTATGATACTGTGTTAATAGGCCCGGGAATGGGCCGGGAAGCAGATACTTTGAAGTTTATCAGGGAACTTGCTTTAAAGGTAAAAAAAACACTGGTATTGGATGCTGATGCTGTTTTTGCTTTTTCTGGTCATTTGGATGAGTTGAAAAAATGTGTACATGTGCCAATTTTAACGCCGCATTTAGGTGAAATGGCTAGCTTGCTCCAAATAAAAGTAAAAGATTTAAAGCTTGATTTGTGGAAAATAGTTCGTGAAGCGGCAGCACAATACAATTGTATATTTGTCTTGAAAAGTGAAAAAACCATTGTGGCTTGTCCTAATAAAAAAATATTTTTAACTACAGTAGGCAATCGGGGAATGGCTACTGCTGGTTGCGGAGATACTCTGGCGGGTGTAATAGCAGCTTTAAGAGCTGATAAAATTAGGGAAGATAAAGCTGCTATTGCGGGTGTATATTTGCATGGAAAAGCTGGTGATTTTGCAGCTCGGCAGGGAATGGCAGGCCTTATTGCAGGAGATATAGTAAAAAATATTCAGGCTGCCCGTAAATCTATTGATGATAAATAG
- a CDS encoding CopG family transcriptional regulator encodes MSACRRIVIDLPNELAGELETLAQEEQTSHEELLCKAVQCYIETCKHLDNIEQMKKGYKEMGLINITLAEEGLYGGISKK; translated from the coding sequence TTGTCAGCGTGCAGACGTATTGTTATTGACTTGCCGAATGAGCTGGCTGGCGAATTAGAAACATTGGCACAGGAGGAACAAACTAGTCATGAAGAATTATTGTGCAAGGCAGTTCAATGTTATATTGAAACTTGTAAGCATCTGGATAATATCGAACAAATGAAAAAAGGTTATAAAGAAATGGGGTTAATTAATATAACTTTAGCGGAAGAAGGTTTATATGGAGGGATATCAAAAAAATGA
- a CDS encoding type II toxin-antitoxin system PemK/MazF family toxin, translating into MEGYQKNDHVIRRGDIFYANLSPVVGSEQGGSRPVLVLQNDIGNKYSPTTIVAAITAQISKAKLPTHVEIRADQCNLERDSVILLEQVRTIDKKRLRNKITTLDPAIMKNVDDAIKISVGLVHF; encoded by the coding sequence ATGGAGGGATATCAAAAAAATGACCACGTGATAAGGCGTGGTGATATTTTCTATGCGAATCTCAGCCCGGTGGTTGGTTCTGAACAGGGAGGATCGCGTCCGGTATTGGTATTGCAGAATGATATTGGTAATAAATACAGTCCTACTACAATTGTAGCAGCGATAACTGCCCAGATTTCCAAGGCTAAGCTGCCTACACATGTAGAAATAAGGGCTGATCAATGCAATTTAGAACGCGATTCTGTTATTTTACTGGAGCAGGTACGCACTATAGATAAAAAGAGACTTCGCAATAAGATAACTACACTTGATCCAGCTATAATGAAAAACGTGGACGATGCAATAAAAATAAGCGTTGGTTTGGTTCATTTTTAA
- a CDS encoding N-acetylmuramoyl-L-alanine amidase family protein: MIKKIFGLFLISLVFMQSVCLAASSVKDFRYSRLKLSAEENYLHMEISVNHKQEKYELQINPNNKKQLILTIFNARLKNDNLRKVKLDGEFADDIKFSEEGNNVKAYISLPTNAAETNYKAYMLDKNKYHRGSSILAVDISKKPAVKHQVSLAAIAGHTIVIDPGHGGSDSGAVGPDGIMEKTVTLAIAKKVDKILRDNGAIVVMTRTTDKDVYGPDATDVQELQARVNVAERTKETDIFLSIHANSFVSPSAHGTATYYYSSSVRGKKLAGFVQNELIAADGLTNRGISPANFYVLKHSSVPAILIETAFISNYKEEQLLTEDNFQMILAQAICRGINKYFQSN, from the coding sequence TTGATAAAGAAAATATTCGGGTTATTTTTAATATCACTGGTTTTTATGCAGTCAGTTTGCCTGGCAGCTTCAAGTGTAAAAGATTTTCGTTACAGTAGATTGAAACTTTCGGCAGAGGAAAATTATCTGCACATGGAAATTTCAGTAAACCATAAGCAGGAAAAATATGAGCTGCAGATAAACCCTAACAATAAAAAACAGCTTATTTTGACAATTTTTAATGCTAGATTGAAAAATGATAATTTACGAAAAGTAAAATTAGATGGTGAATTTGCTGATGATATAAAATTCAGCGAAGAAGGGAATAATGTTAAGGCATATATTTCTCTTCCAACTAATGCAGCGGAAACAAATTATAAAGCTTATATGCTTGATAAGAATAAGTATCACAGAGGAAGTTCAATATTGGCAGTTGATATCAGTAAAAAACCTGCGGTTAAACATCAAGTTAGTTTAGCGGCAATTGCTGGGCACACTATTGTAATAGATCCTGGACATGGAGGCAGTGATTCAGGTGCTGTTGGCCCTGATGGCATAATGGAAAAGACTGTTACTTTGGCTATCGCAAAGAAAGTGGATAAAATTCTCCGCGACAATGGGGCAATAGTTGTGATGACACGTACTACAGATAAGGATGTATATGGCCCGGATGCCACAGATGTTCAGGAACTTCAGGCGCGTGTTAATGTGGCTGAAAGAACCAAAGAAACAGATATTTTTCTCAGTATTCATGCTAACTCGTTTGTAAGTCCGTCAGCACATGGTACAGCAACTTATTATTATAGTTCTTCTGTGCGGGGAAAAAAATTGGCTGGTTTTGTTCAAAATGAGTTGATCGCTGCTGACGGATTGACAAATAGGGGTATTTCTCCAGCTAATTTCTATGTATTAAAACATTCTTCTGTGCCGGCTATTTTGATAGAGACGGCGTTTATTTCTAATTATAAAGAAGAACAGCTTTTAACTGAAGATAACTTTCAAATGATATTGGCTCAAGCTATTTGTCGCGGTATTAACAAATATTTTCAAAGTAATTAA